The segment CGGGCTGCCCAACGGATTTCGCGTCAAGGATTGAAAGACCGCTCCCGATACGCCGAGGGCGGCTCCGAACAGGAAGGCCAGTGCCACTCGGGGAAAGCGCCACTCCATCACCACGATCTCGGTGAGGCGCGGCGCGTCGCCGAACACCGCGGCGAGCACCTCGTTCGGCGGAATGTAGTAGTCGCCGGTACCGACCGCGACGACGGAGACCATCACCGTCACGAGAAGCAAGGCCGCGCAGACGCCCACTGTTCGGATGTCGATGCGGCCGTCCACTCGGTCCCGCACTCGCACGACCCACAGCCTTCGGCCGAAATCGATGTCGCCGCCGCGTTGTTCACGGGTCACAGTCCGCTCGCCTTCTTCCGGCGAACCAGCACGATCAGCACCGGTGCGCCGACGAACGCGGTGACGATACCGACCTGCAGCTCCCCCGGCCTGATCACGATGCGTCCGACCACATCGGAGAGCAGCAGCAAGCCCGGTGCCGCGAACACCGTGTAGATCAGAATCCAACGCTGGTCCGGTCCGACGAACCACCGCACCATGTGCGGAATCATCAGTCCGACGAATCCGATGGGCCCGGCCGCCGCCGTCGCAGCGCCGGCGAGCAGAGTCACTGCGACGACACCGACGATTCGCGTACGAATCACATTCGCCCCCAACGACTGGGCCAGATCGTCGCCGAGCGCAATCGCATTGAGGGGACGTGCGATCAGGGCAGCCAGGAAGACTCCGAGCGCGATGAACGGGGCGACCTCGGACGCGATGTCCAGACCTCGACCGGCCAACGACCCGGCTCCCCAGAACCGCATCCTGTCGAAGGCATCCGGATCGAGCAACAGCATGCCCGAGGTGACGCCGCCCAGTACCGCACCGAGCGCAATTCCGGACAGTGTCAAGCGAATCGGAGTAGCTCCTGCTCGCCCCAGCGACCCCAGTGCGTACACCACGATCGTGGCGACCACCGCCCCCGCGAACGCGAACCAGATGTAGGACCCGATGCCGGTGACACCCAGCACGCCGACGGCGAACGCGACGAAGAACGCCGCCCCGGCATTGACGCCGAGAATTCCCGGGTCGGCCAGCGGATTTCGCGTCATCGCCTGAATCAGCGCACCGGCCACCCCGAGGGCAATCCCGACGAGCAACCCCAGAACCGTACGCGGGAGCCGCAGTTCGCGGACGATCACGGATTCGGTGGATCCGTCGGCGTGCAGCAGCCCGTGCCACACCTGACCGATCGGGATGTACTCGGTGCCCACCGAAATGCTCACCAGGCACAGCACTGCCAGAACACCGACGACGACGAACAACCCCCCGGCGCGACGCGCATCGGTGCGAGCGAGACCACCGGCGAGAGCCGGAACATCTCGCTGTTCCGGCTCGTCGCCCACGCTCGTCCTCACCCGATTCACACCACCGATCGCACCCTCGCGCTCACAGCGGACTTCACGATCTCACCGCTGCGGACAGCGATGTTGGACAGCAACGACGAGGTCAGACCGTGCGTGTGCTCGGTGCCGCCCTGCAGGTAGATCGAACCCGCACTCTGTTCACGCGTCACGAGTCGGTAGTCACGTGTCACGCGAGGACCGCGAGAGTCGTATTCGACGGCGTCGAACAGCGGACCGAGGATCTCGGGTAGATCGAGGGACGTGAAGCCGGTGGCATAGACGACAGCGTCGCACAGTATGTCCTCGGCCAGCCCCGTCGGGCCGTGCTCGACGGAGGCACGCACGCCCGACGGCTCCTCGGTGGCCCCGATCAACCGGGATGCTCCGTGCACGAACAACCGGCGCTGCCCGCTGACTCGCTCGGCGTACTCGCGCGCGTACAACTCCTCGATCAGAGGCAGGTCGACGGCGGAGTAGTTGGTGCCGCGGTGATACTGCAACAGCTGC is part of the Rhodococcus sp. SBT000017 genome and harbors:
- a CDS encoding iron chelate uptake ABC transporter family permease subunit is translated as MGDEPEQRDVPALAGGLARTDARRAGGLFVVVGVLAVLCLVSISVGTEYIPIGQVWHGLLHADGSTESVIVRELRLPRTVLGLLVGIALGVAGALIQAMTRNPLADPGILGVNAGAAFFVAFAVGVLGVTGIGSYIWFAFAGAVVATIVVYALGSLGRAGATPIRLTLSGIALGAVLGGVTSGMLLLDPDAFDRMRFWGAGSLAGRGLDIASEVAPFIALGVFLAALIARPLNAIALGDDLAQSLGANVIRTRIVGVVAVTLLAGAATAAAGPIGFVGLMIPHMVRWFVGPDQRWILIYTVFAAPGLLLLSDVVGRIVIRPGELQVGIVTAFVGAPVLIVLVRRKKASGL